In Dehalobacter sp., the following proteins share a genomic window:
- the rplS gene encoding 50S ribosomal protein L19, translated as MDYIRMIEEQQLKDNIPSFRPGDTVKVHVRIIEGSRERIQVFEGLVIKRKGDGLRETFTVRRVSNGVGVERTFPLHSPRIDKIEVVRKGIVRRAKLYYLRDRYGKSARIRERR; from the coding sequence ATGGATTATATTCGTATGATTGAAGAGCAGCAGCTTAAAGATAATATTCCTTCATTCCGTCCTGGAGATACAGTCAAAGTACATGTACGTATTATCGAGGGTTCTCGTGAGCGTATTCAGGTCTTTGAGGGGCTTGTGATTAAAAGGAAGGGCGATGGCTTAAGGGAGACTTTCACCGTGCGCCGTGTTTCCAACGGAGTAGGTGTAGAAAGAACATTCCCCCTTCATTCTCCACGTATTGACAAGATTGAAGTTGTACGTAAAGGTATTGTCCGCAGAGCGAAACTTTACTATCTGCGTGACCGTTACGGCAAATCGGCCAGAATCAGAGAACGCCGCTAA